A genomic segment from Actinoplanes sichuanensis encodes:
- a CDS encoding SRPBCC family protein, whose translation MLEAGGRRRSQPAPPHVVFEALTEPDRDPARRWLLLLNDEQPPRVIAAEQPNSVVWSSLWAKRPDAQIRFDLAADGTGGTRLGWTLLVVEPLPDSSNLGHMRKRINELINANLRYTFGQ comes from the coding sequence GTGCTTGAAGCAGGTGGTCGGCGGCGAAGCCAGCCGGCACCGCCCCATGTCGTCTTCGAAGCGCTGACCGAACCGGACCGCGACCCGGCCCGTCGATGGCTACTGCTCTTGAACGATGAGCAACCACCGCGGGTGATCGCCGCCGAGCAGCCGAATTCTGTCGTCTGGTCCTCGCTGTGGGCGAAGCGGCCCGACGCGCAGATCCGGTTCGACCTGGCAGCCGACGGCACTGGTGGCACCCGGCTGGGGTGGACTCTGCTCGTCGTCGAGCCGCTGCCGGACTCCTCGAACCTCGGACACATGCGCAAACGGATCAATGAGCTGATCAATGCGAATCTGCGGTACACGTTCGGGCAGTAG
- a CDS encoding e9imm peptide — protein sequence MITHSGEPARTLDDVQRQRAHHLIRRLRHPELPDEAAAELLDELEKLLLYPRVSDLLFWHTPELTDDEVIDEALRYQPFVG from the coding sequence ATGATCACCCACTCGGGAGAGCCGGCTCGCACGCTTGATGACGTACAACGGCAGCGAGCACATCACCTCATCCGACGCCTCAGGCACCCAGAGTTGCCGGACGAAGCTGCTGCTGAGCTGCTAGACGAGTTGGAGAAGCTGCTGCTGTATCCGCGAGTCAGCGATCTTCTGTTTTGGCACACGCCCGAACTTACTGACGATGAAGTCATTGACGAGGCGCTCCGGTATCAGCCGTTCGTCGGCTAG
- a CDS encoding alpha/beta hydrolase produces MRLCLAVGAFGGLVLLFLVLIVATDGARNGLVAWLLTFLAATAAVLGFGRRHTRRIRLRRLLPVAAAAALTITVCIPTVPTQRRHPVDLPFAAARHWQLASGSRVAVYHYPPAPGSPRRPTPLVYLHGGPIRGISLLDHAFLQLLAREGHDVYAYEQAGAGRSDLLRMDEYGIDRLTTDLGDFLDRLGGRGQVDVLGFSAGAIVLTRALADPRQAARVRRAIIAEPGPMDGPTARIDGHPGRPSARGAAPDPAGPRSTHLPRYGVAFGLLRLGLLGFDNGLVGQAEGVNAFTAADLGSDTASAYCAHDAHRIPVEDDPQNFSFNAAASLRVQQTIRDSPSLAPRLGSSGTPTMLMIAECSSQIRQWATAVLAAGPAVERTQYLPGVGHRMWNGLDDNNRRAAGVITAFLDGRPAPLPNYPTRADIPTFLQDHR; encoded by the coding sequence ATGCGACTCTGCCTGGCGGTGGGTGCGTTCGGAGGACTCGTCCTGCTCTTCCTCGTGCTGATCGTCGCCACCGACGGGGCTCGAAACGGGCTCGTCGCCTGGCTGTTGACGTTTCTCGCCGCGACGGCGGCCGTGCTCGGGTTCGGCCGACGGCACACCCGGCGGATCCGGCTCAGGCGGCTGCTGCCGGTGGCGGCCGCCGCGGCGCTGACCATCACGGTGTGCATTCCCACCGTCCCCACCCAGCGGCGCCACCCCGTGGACCTGCCCTTCGCCGCGGCTCGACACTGGCAGCTGGCCTCCGGCAGCCGAGTCGCGGTCTACCACTACCCGCCCGCCCCCGGCTCTCCGCGCCGCCCGACACCGCTCGTGTACCTGCACGGCGGCCCGATCCGCGGCATCTCCCTGCTCGACCACGCCTTCCTGCAACTGCTGGCGCGCGAGGGCCACGACGTCTACGCCTACGAACAGGCCGGCGCGGGACGTAGCGACCTGCTTCGCATGGACGAGTACGGCATCGACCGGCTGACCACCGACCTGGGCGACTTCCTCGACCGCCTGGGCGGCCGGGGGCAGGTCGACGTGCTCGGGTTCTCCGCGGGTGCGATCGTTCTCACCCGGGCCCTGGCCGACCCCCGGCAGGCCGCCCGGGTACGCCGGGCGATCATCGCCGAACCGGGCCCGATGGACGGCCCCACCGCGCGCATCGACGGGCACCCGGGAAGACCGTCCGCCCGGGGAGCCGCCCCCGATCCGGCGGGCCCCCGCTCCACCCACCTACCCCGATACGGCGTGGCCTTCGGCCTCCTGCGCCTCGGGCTCCTGGGGTTCGACAACGGTCTGGTCGGCCAGGCCGAAGGTGTCAACGCGTTCACCGCCGCCGACCTCGGCAGCGACACCGCCTCCGCCTACTGCGCACATGACGCACACCGCATTCCGGTCGAGGACGACCCGCAGAACTTCTCCTTCAACGCCGCCGCCAGTCTTCGAGTGCAGCAGACCATCAGAGACTCGCCGTCCCTGGCCCCGCGACTGGGGAGTTCCGGCACCCCGACGATGCTGATGATCGCCGAGTGCTCCTCGCAGATCCGGCAGTGGGCGACCGCCGTCCTGGCGGCCGGGCCCGCCGTCGAACGGACTCAGTACCTGCCCGGCGTCGGACACCGCATGTGGAACGGCCTCGACGACAACAACCGACGAGCGGCCGGCGTCATCACCGCCTTCCTCGACGGCCGGCCGGCGCCGCTGCCGAACTACCCGACGCGCGCCGACATCCCGACGTTCCTGCAAGATCATCGATGA
- a CDS encoding TetR/AcrR family transcriptional regulator has translation MGRPRTNDDAVKDRLVQTATEMLATRPSESISIRALATAAGAATAAVYTLFGSKDALIDEVRARAVAGLFAEMSAVPTGADPLADIHALCRAYRHWAVRNRHLYAVLFGGVQSFDPSGPAGAGDPVRPLLDAIHRGLATPVLDGDPTAIALSLWVTLHGLVALELAGALDSTTADHGFDSAVHAMLRGWAPRA, from the coding sequence GTGGGCAGGCCGAGAACCAACGACGACGCGGTGAAGGACCGACTGGTCCAGACCGCCACCGAGATGCTGGCCACCCGCCCCAGCGAATCGATCAGCATCCGCGCCCTGGCCACCGCCGCGGGCGCCGCCACCGCAGCGGTCTACACGCTGTTCGGCAGCAAGGACGCGCTGATCGACGAGGTCCGCGCCAGAGCGGTCGCCGGACTGTTCGCGGAGATGTCCGCCGTCCCCACCGGAGCCGATCCGCTCGCCGACATCCACGCACTCTGCCGTGCCTACCGGCACTGGGCGGTCCGCAACCGTCACCTCTACGCGGTCCTGTTCGGCGGCGTCCAGTCGTTCGACCCGTCCGGCCCGGCCGGTGCCGGCGACCCGGTCCGGCCACTGCTCGACGCGATCCACCGAGGCCTGGCCACACCGGTACTCGACGGCGACCCGACCGCCATCGCCCTGTCCCTCTGGGTCACACTGCACGGGCTCGTCGCCCTCGAACTGGCCGGGGCGCTCGACAGCACCACCGCGGACCACGGCTTCGACTCGGCAGTTCACGCCATGTTGCGCGGCTGGGCCCCCCGAGCGTGA
- a CDS encoding WD40/YVTN/BNR-like repeat-containing protein — protein MLLAAIGVATTDAAGDKPSRSDGAALAQAMPSDDVVAGVDTGEVNGPHFGALFVQFVDRDHGFALTSTCPDEKQPCSYGLAVSIDGGRTYQHRRVPLAEVPPLEGYSADLHAVTAQTVVIEDRGTWWVSLDAGRTWRSAPNSVTRTVTAIPAKARLHTHCADPNCDRRELTVIDPATGMRLKVGDVPLESVHDSSESTIAPDGTRWISGIARGGAPALAITRDGGRTWSVSRLPKPEKLLSGPKLLVGPGKQRYAVFTVQRHGVKNGFGPLYASTDAGRTWTRIRDGEEQPASITGAIIQPDGQLLIGTERDGPMISADGGRTFTTPDTMPAVSSFIERGGMITAMTSAGTYWTSRDGGATWSPISVPTP, from the coding sequence GTGTTGCTGGCGGCGATCGGCGTTGCGACGACGGATGCGGCAGGCGACAAGCCCAGCCGGAGTGACGGCGCGGCGCTCGCGCAGGCGATGCCTTCCGACGACGTCGTTGCCGGGGTGGACACCGGCGAGGTGAACGGACCGCATTTCGGCGCCCTGTTCGTCCAGTTCGTCGACCGGGATCACGGGTTCGCGCTGACCTCGACATGCCCGGACGAAAAGCAGCCCTGCTCGTACGGATTGGCCGTCAGCATCGACGGAGGCCGCACCTACCAGCATCGGAGGGTCCCGTTGGCCGAGGTCCCTCCGCTCGAGGGCTACAGCGCCGACCTGCACGCCGTCACCGCACAGACCGTCGTGATCGAGGATCGCGGGACATGGTGGGTAAGCCTCGACGCCGGGCGTACATGGCGTTCGGCGCCGAACTCCGTGACGCGAACCGTTACCGCGATTCCAGCGAAGGCGCGCCTTCACACCCACTGTGCCGACCCGAACTGCGACAGGCGCGAACTGACGGTGATCGACCCGGCGACGGGTATGCGGTTGAAGGTGGGCGACGTACCGCTGGAGAGCGTTCACGACTCATCGGAATCCACGATCGCCCCCGACGGCACTCGCTGGATCTCCGGCATCGCCCGGGGCGGCGCTCCCGCTCTGGCCATTACGCGCGACGGTGGCCGTACCTGGTCGGTGTCTCGTCTTCCCAAGCCGGAGAAGCTACTGTCCGGGCCGAAACTCCTGGTAGGCCCCGGGAAGCAGCGGTACGCGGTGTTCACCGTGCAACGCCACGGCGTCAAGAACGGCTTCGGGCCCCTGTACGCCAGCACGGACGCCGGCCGAACCTGGACCCGGATACGAGACGGCGAAGAGCAGCCCGCCTCGATCACCGGCGCGATCATCCAGCCGGATGGACAACTGCTGATCGGGACGGAACGGGACGGTCCGATGATCAGCGCCGACGGGGGCCGCACCTTCACCACCCCCGACACCATGCCCGCTGTCTCCAGTTTCATCGAGCGCGGCGGGATGATCACGGCCATGACGAGCGCCGGCACCTACTGGACATCGCGGGACGGCGGAGCGACATGGTCACCGATCTCGGTGCCGACCCCGTAG
- the ltrA gene encoding group II intron reverse transcriptase/maturase yields the protein MTTRLEPKDKLDTVAAEAVAVNGPEGVPDWYAIDWRVCEDHVRRLRQRIFTASQAQDHKRVRNLQKLMLRSRSNTLLAVRRVTEINAGRLTAGMDGRIVLDGQDKAALADDVQRRQQPWQARPVKRVYLPKADGRRRPLGIPVIVDRVMQARVTAAMEPEWEARFEPRSYGFRPGRGCQDAIQAIFATVKGRNPVRRWILDADLKAAFDRIDHHHLLGQLGGFPAREQVADWLTAGVVEQGRFTPTEEGTPQGGVVSPLLLNVALHGMEHAAGVRYRTAGNDGAATAPGSPVLIRYADDFVALCRTRDEAIQVKARLAAWLTPRGLTFNEDKTRVVDLDEGFDFLGFNVRRYHGLLLIKPSKTAVRRIRKRLRTEVRALRGSNAAAVIARLNPIIRGWAAYYRTVVSSEIFNALDHYLWRLVYKWARHSHPNKPTSWVVAHYFGMFNKSRRDRWVFGDRDSGAYLQKFTWTRIVRHQLVPGTASPDDGTDRLLARPTATPEDATPGRPHHPAAARRPAGPVHPLRGLPLARRTPATNPRRMGTVVRRPAESDGPQRHQPTTGRQPSRSATPSAPHLLPSPGNQQEADQQTARQHAIGLA from the coding sequence ATGACGACGAGGCTGGAACCGAAGGACAAGTTGGACACCGTGGCGGCCGAGGCTGTGGCGGTGAACGGACCGGAGGGCGTCCCTGACTGGTATGCGATCGATTGGCGTGTCTGTGAGGATCACGTACGGCGTCTGCGTCAGAGGATCTTCACGGCGTCGCAGGCGCAGGACCACAAGCGGGTCCGGAATCTGCAGAAGTTGATGCTCCGGTCCCGGTCGAACACGCTGTTGGCGGTGCGGCGGGTCACGGAGATCAACGCTGGGCGTTTGACGGCGGGCATGGACGGCAGGATCGTCCTCGACGGCCAGGACAAGGCTGCGCTGGCGGACGATGTTCAGCGTCGGCAGCAGCCCTGGCAAGCCCGGCCGGTCAAACGGGTGTATCTCCCGAAAGCGGACGGCCGACGCCGGCCGCTGGGCATTCCCGTGATCGTCGACCGGGTCATGCAGGCCCGGGTGACGGCGGCGATGGAGCCGGAATGGGAAGCCCGGTTCGAGCCGAGATCCTATGGGTTTCGGCCCGGCCGCGGCTGCCAGGACGCGATCCAGGCCATCTTCGCCACCGTCAAGGGCCGTAATCCGGTCCGGCGGTGGATCCTGGACGCGGACCTGAAAGCGGCGTTCGACCGCATCGACCATCACCATCTACTCGGCCAGCTCGGCGGGTTCCCGGCCAGGGAACAGGTCGCAGACTGGCTGACAGCGGGGGTGGTCGAGCAGGGCCGGTTCACCCCGACCGAGGAGGGAACTCCGCAGGGTGGGGTGGTCAGCCCGCTGTTGTTGAACGTCGCACTGCACGGGATGGAACACGCCGCCGGGGTCCGCTACCGCACCGCCGGAAACGACGGCGCGGCCACGGCCCCGGGCAGCCCGGTCCTGATCAGATACGCCGATGACTTCGTCGCCTTGTGTCGCACCAGAGACGAGGCGATCCAGGTCAAAGCACGGCTGGCCGCGTGGCTGACACCCCGGGGACTGACCTTCAACGAGGACAAGACCCGCGTGGTCGACCTCGATGAGGGCTTCGACTTCCTCGGGTTCAATGTTCGCCGCTATCACGGCCTGTTGCTGATCAAACCGAGCAAGACGGCGGTCAGACGGATCCGGAAACGGCTACGCACCGAGGTGCGGGCACTGCGCGGCAGCAACGCCGCCGCGGTGATCGCCCGGCTCAATCCGATCATCCGGGGCTGGGCGGCCTACTACCGGACGGTGGTGTCCAGCGAGATCTTCAACGCGCTGGATCACTACCTTTGGAGACTGGTCTACAAATGGGCCAGACACTCCCACCCGAACAAGCCGACGAGCTGGGTCGTCGCCCACTACTTCGGCATGTTCAACAAGTCCAGGCGGGACCGGTGGGTATTCGGTGACCGCGACAGTGGCGCCTACCTGCAGAAATTCACCTGGACCAGGATCGTGCGGCACCAGCTGGTCCCCGGCACCGCATCGCCCGACGACGGCACTGACCGACTACTGGCACGCCCGACGGCGACGCCCGAGGACGCAACCCCCGGTCGACCGCACCACCCAGCAGCTGCTCGACGGCCAGCAGGGCCGGTGCACCCACTGCGGGGACTTCCTCTTGCACGCCGAACGCCCGCCACAAACCCCCGGAGAATGGGAACAGTGGTACGGCGGCCTGCGGAAAGCGATGGACCACAACGCCATCAGCCTACGACAGGACGGCAGCCGTCACGATCCGCAACTCCGTCTGCTCCACACCTACTGCCATCGCCGGGCAACCAGCAAGAGGCAGACCAGCAAACTGCACGCCAGCACGCCATAGGGCTTGCTTGA
- a CDS encoding DUF2750 domain-containing protein, translated as MGQPQLFPPPQGLVAFSLEPDDLCSGRRDEQRLRRWCVSHPIMVPQRWPAAGGGGTSTGRRPTTIIWCNGWPPLLPSRFVSQSGSQAAAFFREVARHQVVWWVRDDQGSPAPEVSTGVRAMPFWSSPVRAQRAAEIWGGGLRPESMTPGGLGLHGGRGDESLGIDQVRARSAWSVMCGIARNLSSSAVEPMVERRSASFAYS; from the coding sequence ATGGGCCAGCCGCAGCTGTTCCCACCACCGCAGGGCCTCGTCGCCTTCAGCCTGGAACCCGATGACCTCTGCTCCGGTCGGCGTGACGAGCAACGGCTGCGTAGGTGGTGTGTCTCGCATCCGATCATGGTGCCGCAAAGGTGGCCGGCTGCCGGCGGGGGAGGGACGTCGACCGGCCGCCGTCCAACGACCATCATCTGGTGCAACGGGTGGCCCCCGCTGTTACCGTCACGGTTCGTGAGTCAAAGCGGCAGCCAAGCAGCGGCGTTCTTTCGCGAGGTGGCGCGCCATCAGGTCGTATGGTGGGTTCGAGACGATCAGGGAAGCCCGGCACCGGAGGTTTCCACCGGCGTACGGGCGATGCCGTTCTGGTCGTCGCCGGTTCGCGCTCAACGAGCGGCCGAGATCTGGGGCGGTGGTTTGCGTCCCGAGAGCATGACGCCTGGTGGGCTGGGACTTCACGGTGGCAGAGGTGACGAATCGCTTGGCATCGATCAGGTTCGGGCCCGGTCGGCATGGTCGGTGATGTGCGGAATCGCCAGGAATCTGTCCAGTTCGGCTGTCGAGCCGATGGTCGAGCGAAGGTCGGCGTCGTTCGCGTACTCGTGA
- a CDS encoding DUF6602 domain-containing protein, protein MAYLEDVLASRDLRFEAALAEARALFHHGEAGALFEDLVLKIIHEMLPGTYTARSVLLAGTDETRKQLDVGVFPESIPPLIRQLNIDALTAVGEIKTRLSTKDSITTISDKLAAEASSRGRLRAVPFFVLVGKLEHSTAWLCDLVAALHLNAAAQVWPAVFSFDRDNATSVLRLTRDSALRAETAEGEILEGLVTIDRSSLSPSAVLYLWLWAAIYADEPVHSMDFRFMREAVRELTGEGLAVRYRQDGSANSRDIPAVRLLLPEDQPISPAAAQVIPRDARALPNHRFLVDEEPAPAAPDGRRVMLISLGPWTDEEDTWDESKWGGDAQETRTGYGYREGMSDAELLNAARLFWKWNPRSRVWTGVDYAVVAHAGRTRAVLRIDKSIGPFWGRWGFQGRVAKDSALNSELVDREVPRRQNPITSITL, encoded by the coding sequence GTGGCATATCTCGAGGACGTCCTGGCAAGTCGAGATCTTCGCTTCGAGGCCGCACTGGCCGAGGCGCGTGCGCTGTTCCACCACGGCGAGGCCGGGGCGTTGTTCGAAGACCTCGTCCTGAAGATCATTCACGAGATGCTGCCGGGCACCTACACCGCGCGGAGCGTACTCCTGGCGGGAACGGACGAGACGAGGAAGCAACTGGACGTCGGCGTCTTCCCGGAATCCATTCCACCGTTGATCAGGCAGCTCAACATCGATGCGTTGACCGCGGTCGGGGAGATTAAAACTCGGCTGAGTACCAAAGACAGCATCACCACGATCTCCGACAAGCTCGCCGCCGAGGCGAGCTCGCGAGGTCGGTTACGGGCTGTGCCGTTCTTTGTGCTGGTCGGCAAACTCGAACACAGCACTGCATGGCTGTGCGACTTGGTCGCGGCCCTGCACCTCAATGCCGCCGCACAAGTGTGGCCCGCTGTGTTCAGCTTCGACCGCGACAATGCAACGTCCGTCCTGCGGCTTACCCGAGATTCCGCGTTACGCGCCGAAACGGCGGAAGGAGAAATTCTGGAAGGGCTGGTGACGATCGACCGGTCCAGCCTTTCTCCCTCCGCCGTCTTATACCTTTGGCTTTGGGCTGCTATCTACGCCGACGAGCCCGTTCACAGCATGGATTTCCGCTTCATGCGGGAAGCCGTCCGGGAACTCACTGGCGAAGGGCTGGCCGTGCGATACCGGCAAGACGGGTCGGCCAACTCCCGGGACATCCCCGCGGTGCGCCTGCTCCTGCCCGAGGATCAGCCGATCAGCCCTGCCGCAGCCCAGGTGATTCCGCGAGACGCGCGAGCCCTCCCGAACCACCGTTTTCTTGTTGATGAGGAACCTGCCCCCGCGGCGCCGGACGGGCGTCGCGTCATGTTGATCAGCCTCGGACCGTGGACGGACGAGGAAGACACTTGGGACGAGTCGAAGTGGGGTGGGGACGCCCAAGAGACCCGGACAGGCTACGGCTACCGGGAAGGCATGAGCGATGCCGAACTGCTCAACGCCGCCAGACTGTTTTGGAAATGGAATCCCCGCTCGCGGGTCTGGACGGGTGTCGATTATGCGGTGGTGGCCCACGCAGGTCGTACACGGGCCGTCCTCCGCATCGACAAATCGATCGGACCGTTCTGGGGCAGGTGGGGTTTCCAAGGACGTGTCGCTAAAGACTCCGCGCTGAACTCAGAACTGGTCGACCGGGAGGTACCACGACGCCAGAACCCCATCACGTCGATCACCTTGTAA
- a CDS encoding DUF4253 domain-containing protein, which yields MRDTPPTQPLLVTPTGAEVIGFQAEGDEALRWWEQLRLAHPASGLWPLLMDVDTPGQLTESYPSNNGQVWSAADAQALNGAALLAELGERYLSTSSPNYAAKLRAELAGEGVWPEKPEQPGFGLPYSWNGEPAEVTVALVPATAPWLVPVTLQHSVFWSPDPAEHSAIMRYWHGRYGAEPVVWTDTTLEYAVARPPTTPPDALALAWEYRQYNDGGFDYYHADTLTELAAGLMNAPVWRVWWD from the coding sequence ATGCGAGACACACCACCTACGCAGCCGTTGCTCGTCACGCCGACCGGAGCAGAGGTCATCGGGTTCCAGGCTGAAGGCGACGAGGCCCTGCGGTGGTGGGAACAGCTGCGGCTGGCCCATCCCGCGAGTGGGCTTTGGCCGCTCCTGATGGATGTCGACACCCCTGGGCAGCTGACCGAGTCGTACCCCTCCAACAACGGACAGGTCTGGTCGGCAGCCGACGCGCAGGCGCTGAACGGCGCCGCGCTTCTGGCCGAACTCGGCGAGCGGTACCTGAGCACCAGTTCCCCGAACTACGCCGCGAAGCTGCGCGCCGAACTGGCCGGTGAAGGAGTATGGCCCGAGAAACCAGAACAACCCGGATTCGGGCTCCCCTACAGCTGGAACGGGGAGCCGGCCGAAGTCACCGTCGCCCTGGTGCCCGCCACCGCACCGTGGCTGGTGCCGGTGACCCTGCAACACAGTGTCTTCTGGTCCCCGGACCCGGCCGAGCATTCCGCGATCATGCGTTACTGGCACGGCCGGTACGGAGCCGAACCGGTCGTCTGGACCGACACCACCCTCGAATACGCCGTCGCCCGCCCGCCGACCACCCCGCCCGACGCACTGGCCCTGGCCTGGGAATACCGCCAGTACAACGACGGCGGATTCGACTACTACCACGCTGACACTCTCACCGAACTGGCCGCCGGTCTGATGAATGCCCCCGTCTGGCGCGTGTGGTGGGACTGA